From the Amblyraja radiata isolate CabotCenter1 chromosome 12, sAmbRad1.1.pri, whole genome shotgun sequence genome, one window contains:
- the LOC116979288 gene encoding T-cell-specific guanine nucleotide triphosphate-binding protein 2-like — protein sequence MASSSESAYFTQHEINELQTTYEQGELSKFTTQMEKKLNDIKNAELNIAVTGNSGAGKSTFINAMRGLRGCDEGAAKIGNIETTMEQTPYKHSTFPNVCFWDLPGVGTTKFPMKVYVSRMGFTTYDFFIIISQNRFTENDAKVIEEIKNLGKKFYFLRSQIDNDLNTLEQQGIDFDRMTELAEMKQDISRRLMAAGISDPIIFLISNFSLNEFDFPQLKETLLNNLDGIKKDILLMSLPSTTVKIVEMK from the coding sequence GGTGAGCTGAGCAAGTTTACGACACAGATGGAGAAGaaattgaacgatataaaaaatgCAGAGCTTAACATCGCTGTGACAGGAAATTCGGGTGCAGGTAAATCCACCTTCATCAACGCCATGAGGGGGCTGCGGGGCTGCGATGAGGGTGCAGCTAAAATCGGGAACATTGAAACCACaatggagcaaactccatacaaacattcCACCTTCCCTAATGTTTGCTTCTGGGACCTGCCGGGAGTTGGAACAACAAAGTTTCCAATGAAGGTTTACGTGAGCAGAATGGGATTTACTACATACGATTTTTTCATAATAATCTCACAGAATCGATTCACCGAAAACGATGCAAAGGTCATCGAGGAGATCAAAAACTTGGGGAAGAAGTTCTACTTTTTACGAAGTCAAATTGACAATGACCTCAATACTTTGGAACAGCAGGGTATAGATTTTGACAGAATGACGGAACTTGCTGAGATGAAACAAGACATAAGTCGCAGATTGATGGCAGCGGGGATTTCAGACCCCATTATTTTCCTGATATCAAACTTTTCCTTAAATGAGTTTGATTTTCCTCAGTTAAAGGAAACGCTTTTAAATAATCTCGACGGAATAAAGAAAGATATTTTATTGATGTCACTTCCAAGCACAACAGTGAAGATTGTGGAGATGAAATGA